From the Cryptomeria japonica chromosome 2, Sugi_1.0, whole genome shotgun sequence genome, one window contains:
- the LOC131078911 gene encoding protein THYLAKOID ASSEMBLY 8-like, chloroplastic has protein sequence MSIPRVHTKIWGMESLPIGNAPKNGTAWLLKCKEQVQCVASINDSPFLSKCKQKSLLLTSGIGYCRKIGNGRNIRWGRATKWVYCARASQSRGPLWSGRILNNDIMQAVQALKRTRGDQAKIERVFETRVYRLLKSDLLALLQELHRQDECHLALKVFDVVRKEIWYKPDLSLYASVMMVQKRNNLMEKVDSVFEELKKEPLQPDTKAFTRMLATLLRMGLPHHAIETYELMKQTQCKMDQYTFAVLIKGLKRLRQPDLADAITKEYSEFLNDPMDLLKDTTQYIVIS, from the exons ATGTCAATCCCTAGAGTGCACACCAAAATATGGGGAATGGAGTCCCTTCCCATAGGCAATGCACCGAAGAATGGCACAGCTTGGCTTTTAAAATGCAAAGAGCAAGTTCAATGCGTTGCATCAATTAATGACTCACCTTTCCTATCAAAATGCAAGCAAAAAAGTTTGCTCCTAACCTCAGGGATAGGCTACTGTAGAAAAATTGGTAATGGGAGGAATATCAGATGGGGTAGGGCAACGAAATGGGTATATTGTGCAAGGGCGAGTCAGAGCCGGGGACCCTTATGGAGTGGAAGAATTCTTAACAATGATATAATGCAAGCTGTGCAGGCCTTGAAGAGGACCAGAGGAGATCAGGCTAAGATTGAAAGGGTTTTTGAAACGAGGGTTTATCGTCTGCTGAAGTCAGATTTGTTAGCTCTGCTTCAGGAGCTTCATAGACAGGACGAGTGCCATTTGGCTCTTAAG GTGTTCGATGTTGTGCGGAAAGAAATATGGTACAAGCCAGATTTGTCCCTTTATGCCTCTGTTATGATGGTACAAAAAAGAAACAACCTAATGGAAAAAGTGGATTCAGtttttgaagaattgaaaaaggaaCCCTTGCAACCTGACACGAAGGCTTTCACTCGGATGCTGGCCACACTGTTACGAATGGGCCTTCCACACCATGCAATTGAGACATATGAACTAATGAAGCAGACACAGTGTAAGATGGATCAATATACATTTGCAGTTCTAATTAAGGGCCTAAAAAGACTTAGACAACCTGATTTGGCAGACGCTATAACAAAAGAGTACAGCGAATTTTTGAATGATCCAATGGATCTTTTGAAAGATACTACACAGTATATTGTGATatcttaa